Part of the Caballeronia sp. SL2Y3 genome is shown below.
ACGCCGCAACCCGACTTCCGCTCGCGCCAGTTCCTCCTGGATCACGCGCTGCGCACGATGATCTTCTACCACCCGCACTGCATGGACCCGGCAGGCGGCTTCTATCACTTCTACAAGAACGACGGCACGATCTACGACCGCAAGTCGCGTCATCTCGTGTCGAGCACGCGCTTCATTTTCAACTACGCAATGGCGTACAAGCACTACGGCCTCGACGAATATCGCGGCGGCGTGCGGCACGGCATCGACTATCTGCGCGAGGTTCATCGCAATCCGGAAACGGGCGGCTATGCGTGGACGCTCAAGGGCCGCGAAGTCACGGATGCGACCAACCATTGCTACGGCCTCGCGTTCGTCGTCCTCGCGTATGCGAAGGCGGTGGAAGCGGGCTTCGACGAGGCGCGCGCCTATCTCGACGAAACGTGGAACCTGATGGAAACGCACTTCTGGGACGCGCCGCACGGGCTCTACAAAGACGAGGCCAGCGCGGACTGGAAGGTGTCGGACTATCGCGGGCAGAACGCGAACATGCACGCATGCGAAGCGTTTCTGGCTGCGTTCGAAGCGACCGGCGAGACGCGCTATCTGGACCGCGCCGCGCTTCTGGCCGACAACATGGTCAACCGTCAGGCCGCGCTTGCGGGCGGTCTCGTGTGGGAGCACTACAAGCCGGACTGGTCGATCGACTGGGACTACAACAAGGGCGACCGCAGCAACATCTTTCGTCCGTGGGGCTTTCAGCCGGGGCATCAGACGGAATGGGCCAAGCTGCTGCTGATTCTCGACCGGCATCGGCCAGAAGCGTGGCATGCAGAGCGCGCGAGGGAGCTGTTCGATCGCGCGCTCGAACTGTCATGGGATCACGAGCACGGCGGCATGGTCTATGGCTTCGATCCGGACGGCAAGTTCTACGACGAAGACAAGTACTTCTGGGTGCAGGCGGAATCGCTCGCGGCGGCGGCGCTGCTTGCCGAGCGCGCGGCTCGCGATGGCGATCAGTCGGCCGCCGCGCGCTACTGGAGCGATTACGACCGCTTGTGGACGTATAGCTGGGCGCATTTCGTCGATCATCATTACGGCGCGTGGTATCGCATATTGACGCGCGACAACCGCCAGTACAGCGACGAAAAAAGCCCCGCCGGCAAGACCGACTATCACACGATGGGCGCATGTTACGAAGTCCTGAACGTCGTGCGCTGAACGAAACATTGCCATTGAAACGAGGAACCCAACGATGAAGACAAAAGCCGCAATCGCATGGAAAGCAGGTCAGCCGCTCACCATCGAGGAAGTCGATCTCGAAGGGCCGCGCGCCGGCGAAGTGCTGATCGAAGTGAAGGCGACGGGCATTTGCCACACCGATTACTACACGCTCTCGGGCGCGGACCCGGAAGGCATCTTCCCGGCGATTCTCGGCCACGAAGGCGCGGGCGTGATCGTGGACGTGGGACCGGGCGTCGGCACCGTGAAGAAGGGCGATCACGTCATTCCGCTCTACACGCCGGAATGCCGCCAGTGCAAGTTCTGCCTCTCGCGCAAAACGAATCTCTGTCAGGCGATCCGCGCGACGCAGGGCAAGGGCCTGATGCCCGATGCGACCTCGCGCTTCTCGCTCGACGGCAAGCCGCTCTTTCACTACATGGGCACGTCCACGTTCTCGAACTACATCGTGGTGCCGGAGATCGCGGTGGCGAAAGTGCGCGAAGACGCGCCGTTCGACAAGATCTGCTACATCGGCTGCGGCGTGACCACGGGCGTCGGCGCGGTCGTGTATTCGGCGAAGGTCGAGGCGGGCGCGAACGTGGTCGTGTTCGGGCTCGGCGGCATCGGCCTGAACGTGATTCAGGGCGCGAAGATGGTGGGCGCGGACAAGATCATCGGCGTCGATATCAATCCGGGCCGCGTCGAGCTGGCGAAGAAGTTCGGCATGACGGACTTCATCAACCCGAACGAAGTGGAGAACGTGGTCGATCGCATCGTGCAGTTGACCGATGGCGGCGCGGACTACTCGTTCGAATGCGTCGGCAACGTGAAGCTGATGCGTCAGGCGCTCGAATGCACGCACAAGGGCTGGGGACAGTCGTTCATCATCGGCGTGGCGGCGGCGGGCGAAGAGATCAGCACGCGGCCGTTCCAGCTCGTCACGGGCCGCGAGTGGAAGGGCTCGGCGTTCGGCGGCGCGCGCGGCCGCACCGACGTGCCGAAGATCGTCGACTGGTACATGGAAGGCAAGATCAATATCGACGATCTCATCACGCACCATCTGAAGCTCGATCAGATCAACGACGGCTTCGACCTGATGAAAAAGGGCGAGTCCATCCGCTCGGTCGTCATCTATTGAGCGCGGAGGACGCCATGCTCGAACTCGTCGAGGAACACCGTTGTTTCGATGGCGTGCAGCGCATCTATCGGCATGAGTCGCGGTCCATCGGCCTGCCTATGCGCTTTTCGGTGTTCTTGCCCGCCGCTGCGTCGGCATCGAAAGTGCCGGCGCTTTTCTATCTCGCCGGTCTCACGTGCACCGAAGAGACGTTTCCGATCAAGGCCGGCGCGCAGCGGTACGCGGCCGAGCATGGCATCGCGTTGATCGCGCCGGACACGTCGCCGCGCGGCGCGGACATTCCCGGCGAGAAGGACGCCTGGGATTTCGGCGTCGGCGCGGGCTTCTATGTCGATGCGACGCGCGAGCCGTGGCGCGAGCGGTATCGCATGTATTCGTACGTGACGCAGGATTTGCGCGAAGCGGTGCTGGCGGAATTGCCGGTGCGCGAGGACCGGCTCGGCATCTTCGGCCATTCGATGGGTGGGCACGGCGCGCTCGTGCTCGCGCTGCGCAATCCGGATGTGTACCGCAGCGTGTCGGCGTTCGC
Proteins encoded:
- a CDS encoding S-(hydroxymethyl)glutathione dehydrogenase/class III alcohol dehydrogenase, translating into MKTKAAIAWKAGQPLTIEEVDLEGPRAGEVLIEVKATGICHTDYYTLSGADPEGIFPAILGHEGAGVIVDVGPGVGTVKKGDHVIPLYTPECRQCKFCLSRKTNLCQAIRATQGKGLMPDATSRFSLDGKPLFHYMGTSTFSNYIVVPEIAVAKVREDAPFDKICYIGCGVTTGVGAVVYSAKVEAGANVVVFGLGGIGLNVIQGAKMVGADKIIGVDINPGRVELAKKFGMTDFINPNEVENVVDRIVQLTDGGADYSFECVGNVKLMRQALECTHKGWGQSFIIGVAAAGEEISTRPFQLVTGREWKGSAFGGARGRTDVPKIVDWYMEGKINIDDLITHHLKLDQINDGFDLMKKGESIRSVVIY
- a CDS encoding AGE family epimerase/isomerase, whose product is MSASDTPQPDFRSRQFLLDHALRTMIFYHPHCMDPAGGFYHFYKNDGTIYDRKSRHLVSSTRFIFNYAMAYKHYGLDEYRGGVRHGIDYLREVHRNPETGGYAWTLKGREVTDATNHCYGLAFVVLAYAKAVEAGFDEARAYLDETWNLMETHFWDAPHGLYKDEASADWKVSDYRGQNANMHACEAFLAAFEATGETRYLDRAALLADNMVNRQAALAGGLVWEHYKPDWSIDWDYNKGDRSNIFRPWGFQPGHQTEWAKLLLILDRHRPEAWHAERARELFDRALELSWDHEHGGMVYGFDPDGKFYDEDKYFWVQAESLAAAALLAERAARDGDQSAAARYWSDYDRLWTYSWAHFVDHHYGAWYRILTRDNRQYSDEKSPAGKTDYHTMGACYEVLNVVR
- the fghA gene encoding S-formylglutathione hydrolase; this encodes MLELVEEHRCFDGVQRIYRHESRSIGLPMRFSVFLPAAASASKVPALFYLAGLTCTEETFPIKAGAQRYAAEHGIALIAPDTSPRGADIPGEKDAWDFGVGAGFYVDATREPWRERYRMYSYVTQDLREAVLAELPVREDRLGIFGHSMGGHGALVLALRNPDVYRSVSAFAPIAAPSQCPWGVKAFTGYLGDDRDAWKQYDASELVKGDAASRFEGGILIDQGLADHFLAEQLHPDVFERNAREAGHSVTVRRHEGYDHGYFFIATFIGEHIAHHARVLCR